CAATTCTGTTAAATAGCCCTTATCATAGGACAGAATCAAAATAACTCTTATATATTTGTCATCCTTACCTACCTAATTATTACAATGATTTCATCTCAACTGTGGACAAAAAATATCAATCTATTTTTACCCCTTCTTACTCTCTTGTTTTTTGGGGCTAATCATTATCAATCAGCCATGGCTCAACAAATTCCTGTGAGTGTCTCCCCCATGAATCAAACCCCCGATGATAATGATCCTTTCAACTTTATTTCTGATAACTCTATTCCTCCCTTACCCACAAAAACCCCCGCAACGGATACCATTACCGTAAATGGAGAAACTACCCCCAATAGATCTCCTGTACCAACCAACACCGCAGGGGTAGGATCTAGCCAAAGTTTACCATCTCCTCCCACGGTTTCCGAACCCTACCGAGCGCCTAGCGTTTCTCCCTATAATCAAACTCCCACCGCCACCACCACAACCCCCAATAATAATTCTGCCTCCAATAACAGTTCTGCGGTGCAAATTAACGTTAATAGCAATAATACCTCAACCACTACTCAATCCCCTTCTGTAGATAACTCTAATGTACCTATTCAAAGAAGAAGAAGTTTAAGGGAAATAATGGTTTTTGATCGCCCCAATCCTGCACCTACTACCAACAACAATCCTGCCCCCACAAACAATAACAGTAACATTGCCGCCGTTAATAATAGTAATAGTGGGGCATTTAGGGTATTTGTAAGGGCAAACAATGCCACGGAAGAAAGTAGGGTAAAGGAAATCTACCCCGAGGCTTTTCGCTCCAACTATCAGGGCAACACTGTTTGGCAAGTAGGGTTATTTAGCACTCGTCAAAATGCCGAACAAGCCGCCCAACCTCTACGAAATGCAGGTTTAACCCCCATCCTTACCCCCGTTAATTAGCAGGGGTGATGGTGATTCATTCTAAAATTTTCTGGTTAGGGTGGGCAATAGGCAATGGGCAATAGGCAATAGTTTTCGATCATTTATGATTGTAAATTGATAGTCTAAACATTGTTAACTACTTCTTAATTCTAAAATTTCCAAAACGCTGTATTGCTTTTTTGCTAAAGATTTGAGCGTTTTTGCCTTCCTACTTTGAATCACCGATGCCGTTAATTAGAGGCGAGGGAAAAAGAAATGCCACAATTACAATGATTTTCTGCTTGGGGGTTTTGATATTGGAAAGAACCCCCCATCAAATCTTCGGCATAATCAATCACTAAGTCTTGGACATAATTATAACTTTGCTCATCAACTACGATCGCAATTTCTTCATGGTGGTTAAAGGTGCGATCGCCCTCAGAAATTTGTTCATCAAAACCAAGGTGGTACAAAAGATCTGCACAACCACCCTGATTTATGCGAATACGTAAAAATGACTGAGAAAGGGAATTAGATTTTTTCAGCCGAATAATTTCGGCAATGGCACTTTGAGTTAAATTAATCATTAAAATAAACTATGTTCTGGCGTAATCATCTTGAAAACGAATAATATCATCTTCCCCCAAATATTCGCCATTTTGTACTTCAATTAAAACTAATTTAATCACCCCCGGATTTTCTAGGCGATGGGAAGTACATTGAGGAACATAAGTAGATTGATTCGCTCCCAAAATTTTCACCTCATCTCCACATTCTACCTTTGCAGTACCCGATACCACAATCCAATGTTCACTGCGATGATGGTGCATTTGTAAACTCAAGCGATGACCGGGATTAACTTCAATACGTTTTATTTTATAACCCGGACCCTCTTCTAGGGTTGTAAACGAACCCCAAGGACGGCTTTCCGTTTCATGGGGATGATTGGCAGTGGAAAACGAGATAATCGGGGTATCGGGTTGATGTCCAACTTTAACCATGATAATTTTTTACCTTATCGCTGTTTTGTATTTATCAACCATAGCACAGGGAAATTATAACGGGGAATAGGGAATGGGCAATAGGCAATAGTGATAATATTTTGAAGTCTTAATTTCTAGTATCATTCAATTATATTTCATGACATGATCAGGTAATAATAAAGACTCATTACTTTAATATCCAAGGCGACAAACAGCCCACAAAGTTCCCTGAATTTCCACATCTTCAGGACGTACCCTGATGGGTTCGTATTTAGGATTAGAGGCTTTTAAAACCACTTCTTGGGGACTAAAATAAATTCTCTTTAAAGTGGTGCCATGTCCTTCTACCCTAGCGGCGACAATTTCGCCCTCTTTTGCTTCCTTCTCAGACTTCATAATCACATAGTCTCCTTCGGTGATAAAGTCCTCTATCATGCTATCTCCCACCACCTTGAGGGCGAAACAGTTGGGCTGATTAAACATGGCACTCACATCTAATTTTTCATTATCATCGGTGAATGGTTCTACTAATCCCCCTGCGGTGATAGTTCCTAAAATTGGTAAACCATCATGGGGTTTTAAAATTTTCATGGTTCTTGCCTGTCCTTCGATCCAGTCGATATAACCCTTAGCTTTTATTCTTTCGAGGCGACTTTGGACGGGGGCGGGTGATCGCAAATTCATCGCTTTCATCATCTCCCGAATCGAAGGAGAATATTTATTAACGTTAATATATTCTACTAACCAATCATATAATTCTTTTTGTGCAGGAGTTAAATTTTCCATCTTCTTGAATTTGTTTACATTAGATGACATTTTTTATTTTAATGTATTTAAGAACACTCGTACTAAAAAAACACCCTCTAAAACTGGGACAATTTACTTCTTACTCAACAATCAGCAATAATAGATAGTAAATATAAAAAATACCATAGAAAATTTTAGTCCAATGGATGTAAAACCTTTACTTTATATAGAAATCCCCCGTCCTAATACCGATGCAGTATTAGATTGGTTACAACAATCTTGGCAGCCTAGTATTGGGGAAAAAGTAATCACCAACGATGGATTACGCATACAATTGACTCCCCAGAGCGAATTATCCATCTTCATTTGGTCATTACAACGAACCACCTACCTAAAAATGTTTCGTTGGGGTAATAAAGTATCAGGTCAAGAAAATAAAATTAAAAATGAGCTACAAAAGGCGATCGCCCTTCAGTTTCCCCCTCAATATCCCCAACTACCAGAAATTGACCTAAATAATCAATCCATCTTTGAAGCCCTCAAACCCCACTATCCCGAAACAGTCAAATATTTCCAAAAAATGCCCCAAGGAGAATACGACCTTAATCGAGTGTATTGGTGGGAAAAAAGATGGCGAGAAAGTGTAGAAAATAACTCTAAAAATTCAGGTAATTATCAACTAAAGCCAGTTCTATTTACAGACCAAAGTAAAGGGAAAGCAGATTATGACCTAATCTATGTAGGAGGTGCTTTAGGGGCAATTCATGCCGCTTTAATGGCAAAATTAGGCTATAACGTTTTAGTTATTGAACGCTTAAAATTTGGCAGAATGAACCGAGAGTGGAATATTTCTCGAGATGAATTTCAAGTATTAATTGACTTAGAATTATTCACCAAAAAAGAATTTGAATATTGCATCGCCGCCGAATATGAAGACGGCTTTAGCAAATTTTTTGATGCCAATAACCCCAAACATCTCAAAGCCAATATTTTACATACTCCCACCGTGTTAAACATCGCCCTTGACACCAACAAATTATTAGAAGTATGTCAGAAAAAATTAATTAAATATGGTGTAGATATATGGGATGAAACCGAATTTGAAAAAGCCACCATCGGACAAGACATTGTCACCGTCAAAGCCACCAATTTAGCCACCGAAGAAGAAAAAGAAGCCACAGGAAGGCTCTTGGTTGATGCCATGGGTACCGCTTCTCCCCTTGCATGGCAAATGGCAGGTAAAAGAACCTTTGATAGTGTTTGTCCTACCGTAGGAGCTATTTTAGAAGGGTTTGAGCCTGAAGTGTGGGATCGCACCTATGGAGATGTCTTATTTTCCCATGGAGACATTTCTAGGGGTCGTCAGTTGATTTGGGAATTGTTTCCTGCCGAAGGTGACGAATTAACCATTTATCTCTTCCACTATCACCAAGTACACCCCGATAATCCCGGTTCTCTTTTAGAAATGTATGAGGATTTCTTTAGTATTCTCCCCGAGTATCGCCGTTGTGATATGGATAAATTAGTCTGGAAAAAACCCACCTTTGGTTATATTCCCGGACGTTTTACCGTCGGTGAAAATGATCGTCAGGTAGCTACAGACAGGGTAATTGCGATCGGTGATGCCGCTTCCCTACAGTCTCCCCTTATCTTTACAGGTTTTGGTTCCTTGGTGCGCAACTTGGGACGTTTAACAGATCTTCTCGATAAAGCATTGAAAAACGATCTTTTGGATGGAGAATCCCTCAACCGTATCAAAGCCTATCAAAGTAATATTGCCGTAACATGGTTATTTTCCAAAGGAATGATGGTACCCACTCACAAAACCCTACCCCCAGAAAGAATTAACTCCATGTTAAATACCTTCTTCGGTTTATTAGCCGATGAACCGGGTACCGCCGAAATTTTCATCAAAGATCGCACCGATTGGCTAACCTTTAAC
The sequence above is a segment of the Cyanobacterium stanieri PCC 7202 genome. Coding sequences within it:
- a CDS encoding hypothetical protein (KEGG: cyh:Cyan8802_1974 sporulation domain protein~SPTR: Putative uncharacterized protein) — protein: MISSQLWTKNINLFLPLLTLLFFGANHYQSAMAQQIPVSVSPMNQTPDDNDPFNFISDNSIPPLPTKTPATDTITVNGETTPNRSPVPTNTAGVGSSQSLPSPPTVSEPYRAPSVSPYNQTPTATTTTPNNNSASNNSSAVQINVNSNNTSTTTQSPSVDNSNVPIQRRRSLREIMVFDRPNPAPTTNNNPAPTNNNSNIAAVNNSNSGAFRVFVRANNATEESRVKEIYPEAFRSNYQGNTVWQVGLFSTRQNAEQAAQPLRNAGLTPILTPVN
- a CDS encoding iron-sulfur cluster assembly accessory protein (PFAM: Iron-sulphur cluster biosynthesis~TIGRFAM: Iron-sulfur cluster assembly accessory protein~COGs: COG0316 conserved hypothetical protein~InterPro IPR016092:IPR000361:IPR017870~KEGG: ava:Ava_1291 HesB/YadR/YfhF~PFAM: HesB/YadR/YfhF-family protein~SPTR: HesB/YadR/YfhF;~TIGRFAM: iron-sulfur cluster assembly accessory protein), which encodes MINLTQSAIAEIIRLKKSNSLSQSFLRIRINQGGCADLLYHLGFDEQISEGDRTFNHHEEIAIVVDEQSYNYVQDLVIDYAEDLMGGSFQYQNPQAENHCNCGISFSLASN
- a CDS encoding mannose-6-phosphate isomerase, type 2 (PFAM: Mannose-6-phosphate isomerase~COGs: COG0662 Mannose-6-phosphate isomerase~InterPro IPR001538~KEGG: cyu:UCYN_02530 mannose-6-phosphate isomerase, type 2~PFAM: mannose-6-phosphate isomerase type II~PRIAM: Mannose-6-phosphate isomerase~SPTR: Mannose-6-phosphate isomerase, type 2); the encoded protein is MVKVGHQPDTPIISFSTANHPHETESRPWGSFTTLEEGPGYKIKRIEVNPGHRLSLQMHHHRSEHWIVVSGTAKVECGDEVKILGANQSTYVPQCTSHRLENPGVIKLVLIEVQNGEYLGEDDIIRFQDDYART
- a CDS encoding SOS-response transcriptional repressor, LexA (PFAM: LexA DNA binding domain; Peptidase S24-like~TIGRFAM: SOS regulatory protein LexA~COGs: COG1974 SOS-response transcriptional repressors (RecA-mediated autopeptidase)~InterPro IPR006200:IPR006199:IPR019759~KEGG: cyc:PCC7424_5333 SOS-response transcriptional repressor, LexA~PFAM: LexA DNA-binding domain protein; Peptidase S24/S26A/S26B, conserved region~SPTR: SOS-response transcriptional repressor, LexA;~TIGRFAM: LexA repressor), whose amino-acid sequence is MENLTPAQKELYDWLVEYINVNKYSPSIREMMKAMNLRSPAPVQSRLERIKAKGYIDWIEGQARTMKILKPHDGLPILGTITAGGLVEPFTDDNEKLDVSAMFNQPNCFALKVVGDSMIEDFITEGDYVIMKSEKEAKEGEIVAARVEGHGTTLKRIYFSPQEVVLKASNPKYEPIRVRPEDVEIQGTLWAVCRLGY
- a CDS encoding hypothetical protein (COGs: COG0644 Dehydrogenase (flavoprotein)~KEGG: cyc:PCC7424_3550 hypothetical protein~SPTR: Putative uncharacterized protein); the encoded protein is MDVKPLLYIEIPRPNTDAVLDWLQQSWQPSIGEKVITNDGLRIQLTPQSELSIFIWSLQRTTYLKMFRWGNKVSGQENKIKNELQKAIALQFPPQYPQLPEIDLNNQSIFEALKPHYPETVKYFQKMPQGEYDLNRVYWWEKRWRESVENNSKNSGNYQLKPVLFTDQSKGKADYDLIYVGGALGAIHAALMAKLGYNVLVIERLKFGRMNREWNISRDEFQVLIDLELFTKKEFEYCIAAEYEDGFSKFFDANNPKHLKANILHTPTVLNIALDTNKLLEVCQKKLIKYGVDIWDETEFEKATIGQDIVTVKATNLATEEEKEATGRLLVDAMGTASPLAWQMAGKRTFDSVCPTVGAILEGFEPEVWDRTYGDVLFSHGDISRGRQLIWELFPAEGDELTIYLFHYHQVHPDNPGSLLEMYEDFFSILPEYRRCDMDKLVWKKPTFGYIPGRFTVGENDRQVATDRVIAIGDAASLQSPLIFTGFGSLVRNLGRLTDLLDKALKNDLLDGESLNRIKAYQSNIAVTWLFSKGMMVPTHKTLPPERINSMLNTFFGLLADEPGTAEIFIKDRTDWLTFNRLALKAARKNPALLLWIWEMAGTEDIFRWMGSYVKFTLDAFKNLLFSRWFNPWLENQSKWLKESNPKLWFKLLTFGSRFVSQK